A genome region from Longimicrobium sp. includes the following:
- a CDS encoding MFS transporter → MTLADDTAVREHRSPSLFRMFGQRKMAAMLLLGFASGLPFLLTRDTLQAWLSVEGIDLATLGFVSLISFPYTWKWLWAPFMDRYTPPFMGRRRGWLLLLQVLLMLAIAAMALHDPSKGLRLLSATAIAIAFIGASQDIVFDAYKADALEERELGAGASIGVLGYRVAMLLAGSLGLILADRLSWPTVYLIMAALMLVGIAGTLIAPEPVLRAPPPQTLRDAVVLPFQEFFQRAHAGRAIAILAFIVLYKLGDSFAANMATPLLISEKGLGFTQTDVGVVKNGVGLAATIVGVLAGGTLLAKLGINRSLWLFGILQIVSNLGYYTLSLRGKDYAVMTGAITVENFCAGLGTAAFVAFLLALCNQRFSATQYALLSSLTAAGRDFLASPAGAIADKMGWPGFFLFTVVIGIPGLLLLPIFAPWHRDAPLGAAEHTGEVAEGPVVAER, encoded by the coding sequence ATGACCTTGGCCGACGACACCGCGGTTCGCGAGCACCGGTCCCCGTCGCTGTTCCGCATGTTCGGACAGCGCAAGATGGCGGCGATGCTGCTGCTCGGCTTCGCGTCGGGGCTCCCCTTCCTCCTCACCCGCGACACCCTCCAGGCCTGGCTCTCGGTGGAGGGGATCGACCTGGCCACGCTGGGCTTCGTCAGCCTCATCTCGTTCCCCTACACCTGGAAGTGGCTGTGGGCGCCCTTCATGGACCGCTACACGCCGCCGTTCATGGGGCGCCGGCGCGGCTGGCTCCTCCTCCTCCAGGTGCTCCTGATGCTCGCCATCGCGGCGATGGCGCTGCACGACCCGTCGAAGGGGCTCCGGCTGCTCTCCGCCACGGCCATCGCCATCGCGTTCATCGGGGCGTCGCAGGACATCGTCTTCGACGCGTACAAGGCGGACGCGCTGGAGGAGCGCGAGCTGGGGGCGGGGGCCTCGATCGGCGTGCTGGGCTACCGCGTGGCCATGCTGCTGGCGGGGTCGCTGGGGCTGATCCTGGCCGACCGGCTCAGTTGGCCCACGGTCTACCTGATCATGGCGGCGCTGATGCTGGTGGGGATCGCGGGCACCCTGATCGCGCCGGAGCCGGTGCTGCGCGCGCCGCCGCCGCAGACGCTGCGCGACGCCGTGGTGCTGCCGTTCCAGGAGTTCTTCCAGCGCGCGCACGCGGGGCGGGCCATCGCGATCCTGGCGTTCATCGTCCTCTACAAGCTGGGCGACTCGTTCGCGGCGAACATGGCCACGCCGCTGCTGATCTCGGAGAAGGGCCTCGGCTTCACGCAGACGGACGTGGGGGTGGTGAAGAACGGGGTGGGGCTGGCGGCCACCATCGTGGGCGTGCTGGCGGGGGGGACGCTGCTGGCCAAGCTGGGGATCAACCGCTCGCTCTGGCTGTTCGGCATCCTGCAGATCGTAAGCAACCTGGGCTACTACACGCTCTCGCTGCGCGGGAAGGACTACGCGGTGATGACGGGCGCCATCACGGTGGAGAACTTCTGCGCGGGGCTGGGGACGGCGGCGTTCGTGGCGTTCCTGCTGGCGCTCTGCAACCAGCGCTTCTCGGCCACGCAGTACGCGCTGCTCTCCAGCCTGACGGCCGCGGGGCGCGACTTCCTGGCCTCGCCGGCGGGGGCGATCGCGGACAAGATGGGGTGGCCGGGGTTCTTCCTCTTCACCGTGGTGATCGGCATCCCGGGGCTCCTGCTGCTGCCGATCTTCGCGCCCTGGCACCGCGACGCGCCGCTGGGGGCGGCCGAGCACACGGGCGAGGTGGCGGAGGGGCCGGTGGTCGCGGAGAGGTGA